A genomic region of Methanothermobacter thermautotrophicus str. Delta H contains the following coding sequences:
- a CDS encoding deoxyhypusine synthase encodes MNVNHMNITQGMGVAELIEEMGRSGVLGAGRVHRATKLLRGMIDDLEMAIFMSVAGPLVPGGMRRIIRDLIDDGTISALITSGANLTHDLLEAFGGAHYRDYGFDDEKLHQEGIGRIGDVYTRSEDFEVFESENQEIFSSIFSAKPHISIQELIHEIGGHLDDDMSIIRTAHLRGVPIYAPGLIDSMLGLQLWMYTQDNRICLDAVKDMHSLSDLVFSHERIGAIILGGGLPKHYTLASTLLRGGVDAAVQITMDRSETGSLSGAPLEEAKSWAKAQAGSNLVTVVGDATALFPVILAGALSEL; translated from the coding sequence TTGAATGTGAATCACATGAATATAACCCAGGGTATGGGTGTGGCAGAGCTCATAGAGGAGATGGGACGTTCAGGGGTCCTGGGAGCTGGCAGGGTCCACAGGGCAACGAAGCTCCTGCGTGGGATGATTGATGACCTGGAAATGGCCATCTTCATGAGCGTGGCCGGGCCCCTGGTTCCAGGCGGCATGAGGAGGATAATAAGGGACCTCATAGATGATGGAACCATAAGCGCCCTGATAACAAGTGGCGCAAACCTTACCCATGACCTCCTGGAGGCCTTCGGGGGCGCCCATTACAGGGACTATGGCTTTGACGATGAGAAACTGCACCAGGAGGGTATAGGCCGTATTGGTGATGTCTATACAAGGTCAGAGGACTTTGAGGTATTTGAATCAGAGAACCAGGAAATATTTTCATCCATATTCTCAGCAAAACCCCACATATCCATCCAGGAACTCATACATGAGATAGGAGGCCATCTGGATGATGATATGTCAATAATAAGAACAGCACATCTTCGCGGAGTCCCCATATACGCCCCTGGACTCATTGACAGCATGCTGGGCCTCCAGCTATGGATGTACACCCAGGATAACAGGATCTGCCTGGATGCTGTGAAGGATATGCACAGTCTCTCGGACCTTGTTTTCAGCCATGAGCGCATAGGCGCCATAATACTTGGAGGAGGACTCCCCAAACACTACACCCTCGCATCAACCCTCCTCAGGGGAGGGGTGGATGCCGCGGTCCAGATAACCATGGACCGTAGTGAGACCGGGAGCCTCAGCGGGGCACCCCTGGAGGAGGCAAAGTCATGGGCGAAGGCCCAGGCAGGTTCAAACCTTGTAACTGTGGTGGGTGATGCAACAGCACTCTTCCCGGTCATACTGGCGGGGGCATTATCTGAGCTTTAG
- the pyrF gene encoding orotidine-5'-phosphate decarboxylase → MDVMNRLILAMDLMNRDDALRVTGEVREYIDTVKIGYPLVLSEGMDIIAEFRKRFGCRIIADFKVADIPETNEKICRATFKAGADAIIVHGFRGADSVRACLNVAEEMGREVFLLTEMSHPGAEMFIQGAADEIARMGVDLGVKNYVGPSTRPERLSRLREIIGQDSFLISPGVGAQGGDPGETLRFADAIIVGRSIYLADNPAAAAAGIIESIKDLLNP, encoded by the coding sequence ATGGACGTTATGAACAGACTTATACTTGCAATGGACCTCATGAACCGGGATGATGCCCTCAGGGTCACCGGAGAGGTCAGGGAATACATAGACACGGTCAAGATAGGGTACCCCCTTGTACTCTCAGAGGGTATGGATATCATTGCTGAGTTCAGAAAGAGATTTGGCTGCAGAATCATAGCCGACTTCAAGGTTGCAGATATACCCGAGACCAATGAAAAGATATGCCGGGCCACCTTCAAGGCGGGGGCTGATGCCATAATAGTCCACGGATTCCGGGGAGCAGACAGTGTCAGGGCCTGCCTCAATGTCGCAGAGGAAATGGGACGTGAGGTCTTCCTCCTGACAGAGATGTCACACCCAGGGGCAGAGATGTTCATACAGGGCGCTGCAGATGAAATAGCCAGAATGGGGGTCGATCTTGGTGTCAAAAATTATGTTGGCCCATCCACAAGACCTGAAAGGCTTTCAAGGCTGAGGGAAATCATAGGTCAGGATTCATTTCTCATATCCCCCGGTGTGGGAGCCCAGGGAGGAGACCCAGGGGAGACCCTCAGGTTCGCAGATGCCATAATAGTTGGAAGATCCATCTACCTTGCAGATAACCCTGCAGCTGCAGCAGCAGGGATAATAGAATCCATTAAAGACCTTCTGAATCCCTGA
- the cbiM gene encoding cobalt ECF transporter S component CbiM, protein MHIMEGFLPWQWCLLWYLLSAPVIVYGLIRIIRIADEKPEAKPLLAVSGAFMFVLSSLKLPSVTGSCSHPTGNGLGAVLFGPAVTSVMALIVLIFQAILLAHGGLTTLGANVFSMGIVGPFCAWGIYRLTRSSLSTSVSVFLAAFLGDLMTYVTTSVQLALAFPIPGFSEALMKFMIIFAYTQLPLAVAEGLLTVVIFENILKLKPDIMEKLQIISKKATEA, encoded by the coding sequence TTGCATATCATGGAAGGATTTCTCCCCTGGCAGTGGTGCCTCCTCTGGTATCTGCTCTCAGCCCCGGTCATAGTCTATGGCCTCATCAGGATAATAAGGATTGCAGATGAGAAACCCGAGGCAAAACCACTCCTTGCAGTTAGCGGTGCATTCATGTTCGTTCTCTCATCCCTTAAACTGCCATCTGTAACCGGCAGCTGCTCACACCCCACGGGTAATGGTCTTGGCGCTGTACTCTTCGGACCGGCAGTTACCTCGGTGATGGCACTGATTGTTCTGATCTTCCAGGCGATACTTCTGGCCCATGGAGGACTCACAACCCTTGGAGCCAACGTTTTCTCAATGGGTATAGTGGGACCCTTCTGTGCCTGGGGAATCTACAGGCTCACCAGGTCCTCACTTTCCACATCAGTTTCAGTTTTCCTTGCAGCCTTCCTCGGGGACCTGATGACCTACGTGACAACCTCGGTGCAGCTGGCCCTGGCGTTCCCGATTCCCGGATTTTCAGAGGCCCTGATGAAGTTCATGATCATATTCGCCTACACCCAGCTACCCCTTGCAGTGGCAGAGGGCCTCCTGACGGTGGTGATATTTGAGAACATACTCAAACTCAAACCTGACATAATGGAAAAGCTTCAGATAATCAGTAAAAAGGCTACGGAGGCCTGA
- the cbiQ gene encoding cobalt ECF transporter T component CbiQ — MNISVDYYAHNNSLRESSTGFKMSLCIITMIISVISPTPLIPAIVAVLMTLTILFVADIPASYYLRFAAVPAGFGLLTLVLMTLFFGVNPAATIMGLRVYSDGLQTGLLVFSRIMGGFSCLAFLALTTPVNEIFHELGRLGVPPALTEIALLMYRSIFVFIEEASVMYHAQDTRLGYSGLRNSYRSLGLLAGNLFIRSWLRGETVYRSMESRCYTGSMPSLRKQSMGFRGMAMIILFDGLLVTGLLFTSGVWL; from the coding sequence ATGAACATCTCAGTTGACTACTATGCACATAACAACAGCCTGAGGGAAAGCAGCACGGGCTTCAAGATGTCCCTCTGCATAATTACAATGATAATATCAGTGATATCACCCACACCGCTAATCCCTGCCATCGTGGCGGTTTTAATGACCCTCACCATCCTCTTCGTGGCGGATATACCTGCATCATACTACCTGAGGTTTGCAGCGGTCCCTGCAGGTTTCGGGCTTTTAACCCTTGTCCTCATGACCCTCTTCTTCGGTGTGAACCCTGCAGCAACCATAATGGGGCTCAGGGTGTACAGTGATGGTCTTCAGACAGGCCTGCTTGTGTTCTCAAGGATCATGGGAGGATTCTCCTGCCTGGCATTCCTTGCCCTCACAACGCCGGTGAATGAGATATTCCATGAACTTGGAAGGCTCGGAGTGCCGCCAGCCCTAACCGAGATAGCCCTCCTCATGTACAGGTCAATCTTTGTCTTCATTGAGGAGGCCTCGGTCATGTACCATGCCCAGGATACAAGGCTCGGATACAGCGGCCTCAGAAACTCCTACAGGTCCCTGGGCCTCCTTGCAGGCAACCTATTTATAAGATCATGGCTCAGGGGCGAGACCGTCTACCGTTCCATGGAGTCACGGTGCTACACAGGATCCATGCCATCACTGAGGAAGCAGTCCATGGGGTTCAGGGGCATGGCCATGATCATCCTCTTTGACGGTCTCCTTGTGACAGGTCTTCTTTTCACGTCAGGGGTCTGGTTATGA
- a CDS encoding ATP-binding cassette domain-containing protein, which produces MRIIEAVDIRYTYPDGTEALRGINFHAERGEVVALLGPNGAGKSTLFLHFNGILQPTSGKIMIDGEELDYSKSGLIKARQKVGIVFQNPDDQLFAPRVDEDVAFGPLNMGLSEDEVEERVRDALQKVGMLGYESKPPHHFSGGEKKRVAIAGIIAMKPDIMVLDEPTSGLDPRGASQILRLLHNLNEEGMTIIISTHDVDLAPLYSDRIYIISDGEIISTGAPSEVFSDIDTIRGANLRLPRIAHLVEILQKEDDLPFEEPYPLTIGEARRKLRNQLR; this is translated from the coding sequence ATGAGGATTATCGAGGCAGTAGATATCAGATACACATACCCTGATGGCACAGAGGCCCTCAGGGGGATCAACTTCCATGCAGAGAGGGGGGAGGTCGTGGCCCTCCTGGGACCAAACGGGGCTGGTAAATCCACGCTGTTCCTCCACTTCAACGGGATACTTCAGCCCACCAGCGGGAAGATAATGATAGATGGGGAGGAACTCGACTACAGCAAATCAGGGCTGATTAAAGCGCGTCAGAAGGTTGGAATAGTTTTCCAGAACCCTGATGACCAGCTATTCGCACCGAGGGTGGATGAGGACGTGGCCTTCGGACCCCTCAACATGGGTCTTTCTGAGGATGAGGTTGAGGAGAGGGTACGGGACGCCCTCCAGAAGGTGGGGATGCTGGGATACGAGAGCAAACCACCCCACCACTTCAGTGGCGGTGAAAAGAAGAGGGTTGCAATAGCAGGTATAATTGCAATGAAGCCGGATATAATGGTTCTGGATGAGCCAACCTCTGGCCTTGACCCCAGGGGTGCCTCACAGATCCTCAGGCTCCTCCACAACCTCAACGAGGAGGGAATGACCATAATCATATCAACACATGACGTTGACCTCGCCCCCCTCTACTCCGACAGGATATACATAATAAGTGATGGAGAGATAATAAGTACAGGGGCGCCTTCCGAGGTCTTCTCTGATATCGATACTATCCGTGGTGCCAACCTGAGGCTTCCAAGGATAGCCCACCTCGTTGAGATACTCCAGAAGGAGGATGACCTTCCCTTTGAGGAGCCCTACCCCCTGACAATAGGGGAGGCCCGGAGGAAACTCCGTAACCAGCTCAGATAG